Genomic window (Cellulosilyticum lentocellum DSM 5427):
GGAAAAACTTTAGTTAAATAGATTTGATGTTCAATAAGAATACCTAAAATAATAAGAAAACAAATACCGAAGATTTCCATAATTAGTCCTCCTATTCAATAGGTACAGGTACTTGGCTTAATAAGTCCTCAAAAATCGTTTCAAGGGTATGTACATTACTAGCTATTTGATAGCCATTATAAATGACACGGTGAAGGGCTACATCTTTGACAATAGCTTTCACATCATCAGGAATAACATAATCCCTGCCGGCCATAGCTGCAAAAGCCTTAGAAGCCTTAAACATAGCTAAAGAACCTCGGAGGCTAAGGCCAAGTTTAAGCCTTGAATCCTGACGAGTGGCATTACTAATAGCTACTATGTAAGCTTTAATACTATCGCTTACTTTGACCTCTTTAACGGCTGCTTGGGCTTCTAAGATTTGTTCTTTAGTTACAACACATTGAAGGTCATTTAAAGGAGAGGCATTAGCTTGACTAGAAAGTACATTTATTTCATCAGCTTCACTAGGATAACCCATACTAAGGCGCATAAAAAAACGGTCCAATTGGGCTTCTGGTAAAGGAAAGGTACCTTGAGTTTCAATAGGATTTTGAGTGGCGATAACAAGGAAAGGTGCTTCTAGAGAATAAGTAATGCCATCTACTGTTACTTGAGCTTCCTCCATACATTCCAGTAAACTAGATTGAGTTCTAGGAGTAGCACGATTAATTTCATCAGCTAATAAGATATGTGTGAAAATTGGACCGGGCTTAAAGATAAAATCTTGTTCTTTTTGATTATAAAAGTTAATGCCCATAAGATCAGAAGGAAGTAAGTCAGGGGTGAACTGAACACGCTTAAATTGGCAACCTAATGATTTAGCCAGAGCTTTAGCAGATGTGGTTTTGCCAGTGCCAGGGATGTCTTCCAATAGAATGTGACCGTTGCATAAAAGTGCCATAATGAGTTTACTAATTTCAGTATCTTTACCTTTAATAACCTTTGTCATATTACCTTTAAGCGATGAAGCTATTTGTTCTACAACTGATAAGTTCATTGAGATTCCTCCTAAATATTTTGGATTACTGCGTAACTACTTAATGAGAAAATTGCAAGGCGATGAAGAGTGAATAATTGGTTGCTTATGAATAAATTTGATTTGTAAATATATTTATACAACTATACTAAGTATAGCTGATGATTTCTGAGTTTAATATATGTATATCTAAAGAAAAGAGGAGGAATTAACTGGTTATTTTGACAGACGCAAATAAACTCCCCAAGTCACAGATTCCTGTAGCCCAGAGAGTTTATATAGGTTGTTCTTCGATATTCACTAATTTAGTACCTCTTTCTCTTATATTCTTAAGTTTTAATCTAGATCATATGCTTTTTTAGCTGCAGTATAGTTAATACTGGGTTTAGGTGGCTTAGCTTCTGTTAATGCAACTTGTCTTACAATAGAAGTATTGGCCAGCATAATGAGAAATTTTTCACCAGCTTCATTAGTTGTCACCTTAGTTTTAAGAGCTTCTGTAGGCAACGTATGCATTTCTTCACTATAGCCTTTAAGTGCTGAACTAGAGTTTACTTTTCTAACGCGTGTCATCTCTGTATGCAAGGAAGTTTTGAATTCATTGGCATGAGAAGAACTAGTAGAAGTGGGTGGTGAAACATTACAAGTATTAACGATGCTAGTAATAAGATTAAGCATAATAAACACCTCCTATATAACTATGTTTTTGTGAACACTGGCATCACCCTTTCTTTGTTTTTTTGTATTATATATATCGACAAAATAAAGAAAAAATACATAGTAAATTGAAAGATTGCTTTTCACTTTTTATTAGGAAGTCGGCTTTTTGATTACATATACATAAGTATAAAGCGAAATAAATAAAGTAAAAATAGCTTCCCGAGTATAAAGAATACTTGAGAAGCTATTTTTGTTGCTATTCATAATGGTTATAAATTAAAATTGTTCACGGCTATTTGCTATGAAGAGCACTGTAGAAAGCACAAAAGCCACCAAATAGCATGCCGGTGATAGGAAAGACTAGCCAACAAATGCCCCATAGATTAAAGACGAAGCCTAAGAAAAGAAAAACAGCAGTAGCTAAAGGCCATACAATACCAGCAACAGCGCCAATGAGTTTGTCTTCTTGCTTTTTCTCAGGACTAAACTCTTCTAATTTTAAAAGTCTTTTATAGGCCTCAGGAACCATGCCTGTGTAAATAAAGATATTAACAGCCAGAGCAATCATAACTAATAAAATACATACGCCAGCGAGAGTAAGGTTGTTACTAAACATAGAACCGAGAAAAATAGGTACTGGGGAAAGGATACAAAGACTAACGCCAGTAATAATAGCCACTGGTTTCTGTGCACTTACACTAGGATACTCTTTAGATAAAATTGCTTTAGCAGAGGCGCTTAGCTCAAATCCACCTTCTTCAATGAATTTAAATGGTTCTAGCTGAGTACCTGAAAAAATGAAGAGTCCTACAGCGGGAACAATAAATAAGAATAGCATAATGACAGGGAACATGCCTTTAGAGTTAGAGTTGGCTTGCTTGAGAATGATATTGGCATCAATAAGAGCAATACAGCCAATTAAAGTGGCAACACCTAATAAAATTAAAGCAACACCTAAACCAACGAAACGAGCACTTTTTCGCTTAAGGCTAATAAAATTTCGAGCATCTTCTAAGCTAAGTGTAGGACCTACTGGCTTATTTAAGCTGAGCTGAGACTCAGAAGACACGTTAATATTCATTTCTTTTAATAACTCATCGATATTTCCAAATTCAGAGATGACGATGCCAATGGCTTCATTTTCTGTTTTTCCATTAGCTTTTAGCTCCTCATATTTATCCCCCATATTGGCCAAAAGCTCATCTTTTAGATTTAAAATCTCCTTTGTTTGTGGTAAAGATTGAAAAACATTGTCTAAATAATTTTTAATAATTTCCATACTAATCCAACTCCTTTATAAACCTATTGATAACATTTTGGGTGAGTTCCCATTCTTTGCATTTCTCCTTATAGTAGGAGAGACCTTCTTCGGTAATTCTAAAATAAGTACGTCTTTTTCCTTGTGTTTCTTCTCCAAAGTAGGAGGTAATATAGCCATTCTTCTCCAGTCTATTAAAGGCAGAGTAGAGAGTAGTTTCTTTCATGACATATTGTTCTTCTGTTAAAGTACGGATGTTTTTAGAAATTTCATAGCCGTAAGAATCTCCTTCTATTAAGAGATACAAAATGATGGTGTCGTTATAGCCTCTAATTACGTCGCTACTAATCATGTTTTGTGCCCCCGATCTATTACTACGATAGATGTACTACGACAGGTGTACTACATCTGATGAAGTAAGTGTAGCACAACTACTACGACAAGTAAAGTAATTTTTTGAATGAGTTTAGACTATTTGTTAAATAACTCTAAAGAAACTAAAGAAAAAAGAATATTATAGGACCTTTCAAGGCATGAAGGACCTATAATAAAAGATATGGAATAGTTTCACGAATGTTATTAATAATACGTAATATATTGACATTTTCGTGTGATTAGTTATAATAACCTTAATAACATAGGAAAAGCAAAGATGGAAAAGAGTAGACTTTATAAATCATCCAGAGAGAAGAATACTTGGTGGAAGTTCTTTATGAAAGCGTTTAGTTGAAAACCATTCCTGAGCTGTTGTGCTGAACCAATAAGTAAGTACATCCGTATGTCTGCGTTAAAGGCTAGGATTTGTTAGAATCTGAAGTGAAAAGTTAAGGTGGAACCGTGCACAGATTATAATTGCACCCTTAAATAAATGACTATAAGGTCATTTGTTTTAGGGTGCTTTTCTTGTGTTATATATTTCAAATTTGAAAAGGAGGACATAAGAAATGAAAGTAATAATGAAGGATGGTTTAGTAAAAGATTTTAAGTTCGAGGAAAAAGAGGGGAAGAATGCTTTTAGACATACAGCATCTCATGTTTTAGCACAAGCTGTTAAAAGGTTATACCCAACTACAAAGTGTGCTATTGGACCTGTGATTGAAGATGGGTTTTACTATGATTTTGAGTTTGACTTTGAATTCACAGCGGCGAATTTAGTAGAGATTGAGCAAGAGATGAGAAAAATCGTTAAAGAAAGTCTCTCCTTGCAAAGATATACTTTAAATAGAGAAGAAGCACTTGCACTGATGAAAGAGAAAAATGAACCTTATAAAATAGAGCTTATTAATGACTTACCTGAAGATGCACAGCTTAGCTTTTATCAGCAAGGAGATTATTTGGAATTATGTGCAGGACCACATGTAACTAATACAAGCCTAATCAAAGCCTTTAAGTTGACAGCAACGGCTGGAGCGTATTGGAGAGGAAACGAAAAAAATAAGATGCTCACAAGGATTTATGGAACAGCTTTTCCAAAGAGTAGTGATTTAGAAGCCTATTTACAAAGCATTGAAGAAGCTAAAAAGAGGGATCATAGAAAGTTAGGAAAAGAACTAGGTTTATTTACAATTCTAGACGAAGGACCAGGTTTTCCATTCTTCCTGCCAAAAGGTATGGTACTTAAAAATCTCTTAATTGATTATTGGAGAAAGCTTCATACGAGAGAAGGTTATGTGGAAATTAGCACACCGATGATGCTCAATAAAGAACTTTGGGAAACATCTGGTCACTGGGATCATTACCGTGAAAACATGTATACCACAGTTATCGACGATACAGATTTTGCCATCAAACCAATGAATTGTCCTGGTGGTATGTTAGTTTATAAATTACAGCCTCACTCTTATCGTGAACTCCCTATTCGTATGGGTGAATTGGGATTGGTTCATAGGCATGAAAAGTCAGGAGCTTTACATGGTCTTATGCGTGTACGTTGCTTTACACAAGACGATGCTCATATTTTCATGACACAGGAACAAATTACAGATGAGATTAAAGGTGTTGTAAGACTTATTGATGAAGTGTATAGCAAGTTCGGTTTTAAGTATCATGTGGAGTTATCTACACGTCCAGAAAATAGTATTGGTAGTGATGAAGATTGGAATGTGGCAACTGAGGGACTCAAAAAGGCTTTAGATGAGATGCAGCTAGAATATGTGATTAATGAGGGAGACGGCGCTTTCTATGGACCAAAGATAGACTTCCACCTAGAGGATTCTATAGGTAGAACATGGCAGTGTGGTACTATTCAACTAGACTTTCAGTTACCTGTAAGGTTTGAAGCAGAATACATTGGTGCAGATGGTAAGAAGCATAGACCTATTATGATTCACCGCGTTGTCTTTGGCTCTATTGAACGATTCATAGGCATTCTAATTGAGCATTATGCGGGTAAATTCCCACTTTGGTTAGCGCCAGTTCAAGTAAAAGTGCTCCCTATTTCAGATAAATTCTCAGAGTATGGAGCCTTCGTCATGGCAGAATTACAAAAACAAGGTATCCGCTGTGAAATAGATAATAGAGATGAAAAGATAGGCTATAAGATTAGAGAAGCACAGCTTGGTAAAGTGCCTTATATGGTAGTTGTAGGTCAAAAAGAGGTGGAAAGTAATCTTGTTACAATTCGCAGGCGAGATGAAAGTACTCAAGAAGGCTATAGTATACAGGAGTTTGTACAGCTTCTAAACAATGAAATTGAAGGATTTTAAGGTGATTTCTAACTAGGTTAATAAGAGATTATTGAGTGAGAAGCTACACCAAGCAAATATTGCGTAGTGTAGCTTTTTTGTGATGTCGATATGTGAGAAATAAAAATAGATGAATATTTGAGTTACAAGTATTCTGAAAATATTGATAAGTAGTTTTGAGAATGCTACGATATTTATATAGTATTAAAGAGTACCGTTAGTATGAGACATATATTGATATAAGAATTGATAGAGGGGGTGAAGTGTTGAGAAGAGGACATATCTGTTATCTAATAGTAGGGGGGCTGATAATAGTAATGCTAATGAAAATATTTTTGTCACAAAATGAGCCTAAGAGAAAAGTAGAAGCTAATCATGTGATAGACACTGCAATTAATGGTGAGGGAGAAAAAGAGAAACAATTAATAGAAGATAAAGGTATTAACGATTTGTTAGAAAAAGCAAAGGGAGCGACAACTCTAGATATTATACAAGGTGGGCAGAATGAAGAAAATCAGGGAGTAGTGGATCCAAGAGGAATAGTCATAAGGTATCAAGGAGATATTGTAGGAGCTCATTACAGCTTATATAGAGTACAATGTTCATGAAAACTATAATCGCTTTTATGAAATTAGGGCTAGTAAACTTTGGTTACAGATTCTATTCTTATATAAGGAAGAGAAGGAATTATTTAGCCAAAAGGAAAATAGACAGGGAATGCGTATAGGCTATCAAGGCATTAAGATAATTTCTATTGAGGAAATAAAAGATGAAAAGCACAGTCCTAAGATTTTAAAGGCTTATGCAGTTACCTTTTTTATTGAGAGTGAAGTAGGAGGAGAAAAAAACTTCGAGCCTATCTATATAGGAGAAGAGAATGGTGTTAGAGTGATATATAGCCAGGGAATATAAGCAATAAACTAAGATAAATAAAATGTTTTATATTAAAAGGGCATTGTATGAAAAGCGCAATACAAAATTCTTATGCTATATTTTGTGTAGGAGGTGTTTAAAATGCACGCATGGGAAGCAATACAAAAAAGTATTGAGTACATTGAAGAAAACCTGACACAAGAAATACAAATTGAAGAACTCGCAAGTATAGCTGGATTATCGCCGTTCTATTTTCAACGACTATTTACACGTTTAGCTAAGAAGCCTGTTTGTGAGTACATTAAGTTACGCAGACTGGCACAAGCAGTAAACGAACTAAAAGGTAAAGAAGTGAGAATACTTGATATTGCAATAAACTATGGTTTCTCCAGTCATGCTAATTTTACAAGAGCATTCAAGGAAACCTATGGCATTACACCAGAGGAATATCGTACAGGTAAAATTCATCTTAACCAATTTGTGAAACCAGAACTGGTTTTAAATTATGTAATGGTTGATGAAAATGTCCCATTAATTACGGATGGCATTGTAATTGAGGTTAAGCGAAAAAAATTAGAGGTTCCACGTTCTTATATAGGTATTGCAAGAGAAATACCTATTGCAGAATTAATGGGCGGAACGACTACAAGTGTTTCTGTTACAGGAAAGCTATGGGATGATTTTCATTCTGTAAAATCGGAAATTCCTTATTTGGTTAAGGGAGGAAATGAATTTGGTGCACTTTATATAGGAGAAGCTAAAGAGGGGCATTGCATCTATATGGCAGGAGCAGAGGCAGAATATGGTGCAAGTGCAGAGGGATATTCGACTTTTGAACTTCCTGCTGCCGAGTACCTTATTTGTGGTTTTGAAGCGGAAAACTTTGAGGAATTAACAAATTCTGCTGTTTACAAAGCACAGACATTCATGGAAAGATGGATGAGAGAACATCATTTAACGACGACTGATTTTGCAGGAGAAATGTACTATCCATCTACTGCTGAATATTCATATTTAGAGCATTGGATGATACCAGTATCTACTAAGTAGAACAAGGGCTATAAACCTAGAGATTGCATACTAGTTTTATAGCCCTTTACTATTTGGTAAAGTTAATATTTATTTTAGAGGAAGTTTATGCATTTTGAAGATATTCATGGATGCTACCTACCACATGTTTAGCATTAACAACTGCTTCAATAACTGTTCTAGCACCACTTACAACGTCACCGCAAGCAAAGACACCTTCTCTTGTAGTATGACCATCTTCATCTGTTACTAAAAGTCCACGGTTGGTTTCAAGGCCAGTTGTACCCGCTACAATATTATTTTTAGGAGCTTGACTAACGGCAATTACCACTGAATTACAAGGGAATAGCTTTTCTGAACCAGGAATAGTTTCAAGTTTAGTAGAACTATCTTCTAAGGTTACTTTTCTAGTATCGGCAAAGATGATACCTTCATCGGTGATTTCAACTGGTGATTTATAAAGAGTAAATTGAATGCCTTCTTCTTTAGCTTCGTGAATCTCAGCCTTAGTGGCTGTCATATCTTCCTCGCCACGACGATAACAGATATGTACTTCTTCACTACCATAATATTTAGCACTACGAGCGGCATCCATAGCTACGTTACCGGCACCAATCACACAAACTTTTTTACCTAGCTGATATTTAGTTGGATTTTTAAGGTAGTCGATAGCATAGTGAGAATGGCCTAAAGTTTCTCCTTTAATATTTAATGTTTTTGGATTCCAAACACCTGTGCCGATAAATGCAGCATCATAGCCATCATTAAAGAGCTTATCCAGAGTGATTACTGGACCTACAAGCGTATTGTATTTAATGCTTACTCCTAGTTGAACGAGGTTCTTTTCTAGATTTTGAACAAGTACTCTAGGTAAACGGAATTCTGGAATACCATAAGATAATACACCACCAATACGGTTACGCATTTCAAACATAGTAACAGCATAGCCTTTTTGTGCTAATAAAATAGCAGCAGTAATACCAGCAGGTCCTGAACCAATAACAGCTACACGTTTTCCATTAGGAGCAGGTTTTCGAGTAGTAAGTCCTTCCAAATAAGCGGCAGAGATATAAGCTTCTATTTCGCAGAAAGGAACAGGTTCTCCTTTAATGCCGCGGATACAATTTCCTTTACATTGATCCTCATGAGGACAAACAATAGCGCAAATGGCACTAAGAGGATTGTTGTTAAATAAAAGTTCACCAGCTTCTTGCAGTTTACCTTCTTCAAAGAGTGTGATAGCTTCTGGTACAGCTGTATTAATAGGACAATGCTGCTGGCAAAGTGGTTTTTTACATTTTAAGCAGCGATTTGCTTCTGATAATAATTTTTCCATTTTATGGGCTCCTTTCAAGTCAAAAAAATCTTTATATAGTCATTTCAAGCCATTATTATATAGTCTAAAGATAGTCAAGAATAAAGTCGGGTGTAACCGTTTAGAATCAACATAAAAAGTATTCGTATACTAAAATAAACGAAGCTGAACTTTTATATT
Coding sequences:
- a CDS encoding AAA family ATPase, which encodes MNLSVVEQIASSLKGNMTKVIKGKDTEISKLIMALLCNGHILLEDIPGTGKTTSAKALAKSLGCQFKRVQFTPDLLPSDLMGINFYNQKEQDFIFKPGPIFTHILLADEINRATPRTQSSLLECMEEAQVTVDGITYSLEAPFLVIATQNPIETQGTFPLPEAQLDRFFMRLSMGYPSEADEINVLSSQANASPLNDLQCVVTKEQILEAQAAVKEVKVSDSIKAYIVAISNATRQDSRLKLGLSLRGSLAMFKASKAFAAMAGRDYVIPDDVKAIVKDVALHRVIYNGYQIASNVHTLETIFEDLLSQVPVPIE
- a CDS encoding permease prefix domain 1-containing protein, with the protein product MEIIKNYLDNVFQSLPQTKEILNLKDELLANMGDKYEELKANGKTENEAIGIVISEFGNIDELLKEMNINVSSESQLSLNKPVGPTLSLEDARNFISLKRKSARFVGLGVALILLGVATLIGCIALIDANIILKQANSNSKGMFPVIMLFLFIVPAVGLFIFSGTQLEPFKFIEEGGFELSASAKAILSKEYPSVSAQKPVAIITGVSLCILSPVPIFLGSMFSNNLTLAGVCILLVMIALAVNIFIYTGMVPEAYKRLLKLEEFSPEKKQEDKLIGAVAGIVWPLATAVFLFLGFVFNLWGICWLVFPITGMLFGGFCAFYSALHSK
- a CDS encoding PadR family transcriptional regulator, with protein sequence MISSDVIRGYNDTIILYLLIEGDSYGYEISKNIRTLTEEQYVMKETTLYSAFNRLEKNGYITSYFGEETQGKRRTYFRITEEGLSYYKEKCKEWELTQNVINRFIKELD
- the thrS gene encoding threonine--tRNA ligase, with product MKVIMKDGLVKDFKFEEKEGKNAFRHTASHVLAQAVKRLYPTTKCAIGPVIEDGFYYDFEFDFEFTAANLVEIEQEMRKIVKESLSLQRYTLNREEALALMKEKNEPYKIELINDLPEDAQLSFYQQGDYLELCAGPHVTNTSLIKAFKLTATAGAYWRGNEKNKMLTRIYGTAFPKSSDLEAYLQSIEEAKKRDHRKLGKELGLFTILDEGPGFPFFLPKGMVLKNLLIDYWRKLHTREGYVEISTPMMLNKELWETSGHWDHYRENMYTTVIDDTDFAIKPMNCPGGMLVYKLQPHSYRELPIRMGELGLVHRHEKSGALHGLMRVRCFTQDDAHIFMTQEQITDEIKGVVRLIDEVYSKFGFKYHVELSTRPENSIGSDEDWNVATEGLKKALDEMQLEYVINEGDGAFYGPKIDFHLEDSIGRTWQCGTIQLDFQLPVRFEAEYIGADGKKHRPIMIHRVVFGSIERFIGILIEHYAGKFPLWLAPVQVKVLPISDKFSEYGAFVMAELQKQGIRCEIDNRDEKIGYKIREAQLGKVPYMVVVGQKEVESNLVTIRRRDESTQEGYSIQEFVQLLNNEIEGF
- a CDS encoding AraC family transcriptional regulator → MHAWEAIQKSIEYIEENLTQEIQIEELASIAGLSPFYFQRLFTRLAKKPVCEYIKLRRLAQAVNELKGKEVRILDIAINYGFSSHANFTRAFKETYGITPEEYRTGKIHLNQFVKPELVLNYVMVDENVPLITDGIVIEVKRKKLEVPRSYIGIAREIPIAELMGGTTTSVSVTGKLWDDFHSVKSEIPYLVKGGNEFGALYIGEAKEGHCIYMAGAEAEYGASAEGYSTFELPAAEYLICGFEAENFEELTNSAVYKAQTFMERWMREHHLTTTDFAGEMYYPSTAEYSYLEHWMIPVSTK
- a CDS encoding NAD(P)-dependent oxidoreductase, whose product is MKGAHKMEKLLSEANRCLKCKKPLCQQHCPINTAVPEAITLFEEGKLQEAGELLFNNNPLSAICAIVCPHEDQCKGNCIRGIKGEPVPFCEIEAYISAAYLEGLTTRKPAPNGKRVAVIGSGPAGITAAILLAQKGYAVTMFEMRNRIGGVLSYGIPEFRLPRVLVQNLEKNLVQLGVSIKYNTLVGPVITLDKLFNDGYDAAFIGTGVWNPKTLNIKGETLGHSHYAIDYLKNPTKYQLGKKVCVIGAGNVAMDAARSAKYYGSEEVHICYRRGEEDMTATKAEIHEAKEEGIQFTLYKSPVEITDEGIIFADTRKVTLEDSSTKLETIPGSEKLFPCNSVVIAVSQAPKNNIVAGTTGLETNRGLLVTDEDGHTTREGVFACGDVVSGARTVIEAVVNAKHVVGSIHEYLQNA